ATCCAGCCTGGGAAAACAGGAGAACGCAAAATTGTCCTCGCTACCACGATTGCCGAGACAAGCTTGACTGTCGAGGGTGTGCGCATCGTGATTGATAGTGGATTAAAACGGATCCCGCGCTTTTCTCCGCGAACAGGGATGACGAGACTGGAGACTGCAAAGGTATCGAGAGCATCTGCTGACCAACGCCGTGGAAGGGCTGGACGTCTTGCACCCGGGGTCTGTTTTCGACTGTGGACAGAGCAAGAAGATCGTATGCTCATACCACAGCAGGCACCTGAAATCATGGAAGCGGATCTGGCTGTGTTGGCATTAGAGCTGGCTTTGTGGGGAGTCGGGTCGTCGGACGAGCTGGATTGGCTGAATCCCCCACCGAAGCCAGCGATGGCACAGGCTCAAGAGCTGCTGCTCCAACTGGGCGCATTAGATGAGCGGAAGCAGATCACAGCACATGGACGAGCGCTTGCTGGAATGGCTGTGCATCCGAGATTGGGTCACATGATTCAGAAAGCGAATGAGCTGGGGGAAGGTGAGCTGGCCTGCGAGCTAGCTGTTCTCTTGGAAGAACGAGATATTGTGAGGGGGCGCCAAGCGTCAGTAGATGCGGATATGCGTACGCGTGTTGAACTACTTCGTCGGGTAGGAAATAAACAGAGTGGTGGAACGGAGCTTCCGATTGATGTAGGAGCATGCCAAAGACTTTGGAAGGAGGCAGCTCATTTCAAACGGGTATGGGGAAACAACCAGTCTGCTGGCACTTCCACTCGTACAGAAGCGACGGGAAGACTGCTGGCGTTTGCGTACCCGGACCGGATTGCCCAGCGAAGGGCGGATGGACGTTATTTGCTTCGCAATGGGCGTGGGGCGGCTTTTTCCGTGCAGCAACCACTGGTGGCTTCGCCGTATATTGTGGCAGCAGAACTCGATGATCAAGGTGCAGATAGTCGGATATTACTGGCGGCTAGCGTGGAAGAAAGCGAGCTGTTGAAGGATTGTGCGATGCAGATTACTGAACGAATGAACGTATGGTGGGAGCATTCAGCTGGGGCAGTTCGCAGCCGCAAGCAAAAACGGTTGGGCGCGATCCTGTTGGCGGATATGCCTGCGGAGTCTTCTCCAGATGAGGTGTTAACAGCGTTTTTGGACGGAATAAAAGGAGAAGGCTTGGAGATTTTGCCGTGGAATCGGCAGGCGAGACAGTATCGGGAGCGTTTGTTGTTTATGCATCGTCTGGAGGAAGACTGGCCGAATGTGGAAGATGAGTCACTGCTTGCTTCCTTGGAGGAATGGCTCGCTCCCCATGTGTATGGTTTCAAAAGAAAGGAAGACCTACAGTCGCTGTCGGTGACGACGTTGCTAGAGAGTATGCTCTCATGGGAGCAGCGAAGACAGCTAGACGAGCACGCTCCGACTCATGTGATCGTCCCGAGCGGTTCCAAAATTCCTGTCGATTACAGCAATCCAGCGGCTCCAGTGCTTTCGATCCGGCTACAGGAGTTGTTTGGTTGGCAAGACTCCCCGCGAATAGGCAGAGGCAGAGTCCCACTGACATTGCACCTGCTTTCGCCAGCGCATCGTCCGGTACAGGTGACACGGGACTTGGCGAGCTTTTGGGCACATGCGTATTTTGAGGTGAAAAAAGATTTAAAGGGACGTTATCCCAAGCATTACTGGCCGGATGATCCGCTTGCGGCCATTCCGACAAACCGGACGCGTCCACGCATATAAATCGATTCGCTAGGTATATTCGAGCAGAGAGGAAGAGCTCCGTGTCAGGTGAAATTTCCCATTTTGCTAGTTCGATGTTCGTGAGTCACGTAAATTGTGAAACCTTCCTCGTATCCTAGCACGTCAGGAAGATACCGTGAATCACGTACTACCCCCTCCATTTCTCTGGGCTGCCTGTTTATCAGGCGGTCTTTTTTTTGTGAAAAAAGGGTGCCGCAGTAGCAGCGCCCTTGCTTTCGTACAGGGTCAAGGCTTACGCTTTATTTCCCCACTGCTCTCGATAAATCAACTGTTGCAGGTCCTCACGTTGTCTCCATTGGTGCAGCTCCAAGAGTGGACGTTCGGGATAATGATCTGTGTAGCCGATCGACAGCAATGCGACAGGATCGATATGCGGCGGTATGTTCAGGATACGACGCACGTCGGCCTTCTTGTAAAAACTGACCCAGCCCATCGCCAAATCTTCGGCGTAGGCCGCCAGCCACATGTTTTGGATTGCACAGCTGACCGACATAATATCTGTTTCCGGGATGGAATTGCGTCCGAGTACATGGTCTCCGCCACGTGTAGGATCACAAGTGACACAGATGGTGACAGGCGCTTCCTTGATCCCTTGAATTTTCAACTCCAAAAAGGTCGACTCTCGTCCTGTTCCTTCGTAGTGGATGGCAAGCGCCCGGCGTTCTTTATCCGCACATTCTGCCAGAGCTTGCTTGGTTGCGTCGTCTTCTACCAGGACAAAATTCCAAGGCTGCATGAATCCGACAGAAGGAGCATGGTGGGCAGCGGCCAAGATCATGGCGAGCTTATCCGGGGAGACAGGGTCTTGGCGAAAGGTACGAATATCGCGACGATTGCTGATGGCTTTATACAAACCGTTTTTTTCTTCCGCACTTAAGCGTTTCATGAGAAAAACCTCCCTATTTGCATTCACTTCTCTTTATTTTACTTACAAAGTATGCTTCCTTCCAGACATCTGCTTGACATATTCATGTCCTACGCTAAAGAGAGGATGAGTCCGAGCAGAGGGGAGAGTACGAGCACGCATAATATCTTAATCGTGGAAGACGAACTACCCATCTCTCGGGTATTGAAGGCGTACTTGGAAAAAAACAACTTTCGGGTTGAACAGGCATTTAACGGCGAGGAAGCAGAACGGAAGTTTGATTCACACAGTCCTGCGCTCGTTTTGCTGGATGTGATGCTGCCTGGACGAAGCGGATGGAGTATTCTCGAATATATTCGGGCGAAAAGCTCGTGTCCTGTCATCATGCTGACAGCGTTGGGACAAATCGATAACAAGTTGGCGGGCTTGAACAAAGGCGCCGATGACTATATCACCAAGCCCTTTATTGCCGACGAAGTGGTCGCTCGCGTACATGCAGTATTACGTCGCTCGAAACAATTGATAGAAGGCAATCATGTGAAGCAGTTTGGCAGTCTGAAAGTCGACTTCAAGGCATATTCTGTGATGCTGCACGGCATTGAACTTGCGTTTACGCCAAAGGACTTGTGCCTGTTTCTATTTTTGGCCCAGTACAAAAACCAGACGTTCACCAGAGAACAGCTCATCGAGCAGGTGTGGGGGATGGATTACGAAGGAAGTGATCGCGCAGTAGACCTCGCGATCAAGCGCATCCGGCGATCTTTGGAGAATTGGCCGACATCCGAAGGGGAAATCCGTACTTATCGTGGCTTGGGCTACAAGCTGTGCGTATATGAGTGAGAAAAAACGCACCTCTTTGTTTCGCTATTGGACGACGCGATACTTGATCATTTTGTGTATCGGCCTTTTCGTGATCGGGATTGCATCCAGCTACTGGATTTCTTATAGCGAGACTCAAAAACGCCTTGATTTTATGAGACTGATGGCAGCAGAAGTAGCGGATCGGGTCGTTGATATGGAAGGCAAGGTAAAAATGGCTCCGTTCTTGTTTCGTATTGTGGACAGTCGCCAGGAGTCACTCGGAGTCAATTACAAGCCAATGATGATGATCCTGGATGAACACAAACAACCAGTATTTGGCGTACCTGGTCCTTTTTCTAGTGAACTGAAGCGCCTCGCGCCTGATCTGGTGGAAGCGAATGACAGCCTGTCACAGTTTGAGCTTGCGCGGGGAGACGAAGTGCTTTTCGTGAAGGAAAGCATTAAGGTTGATGAGCGAGTGGTCGGATGGGTCATGCTGTTCACCCCACAAAAACAGCTGATACGCAGCATGACCGAATTCCAATTGCTTGCGATCATGCTTCTAGGTCTCGGTTTGCTTGGTTGGCTCGTCATTTATTTGCTGACGAAAAAGCTGTCTCAGCCGATTAAGGATGTGGCAGACGCTGCCAAGCAAATCGTAATGGGAAACTACGAGATTCAATTGGATAAAAATAAGCGCGAACAAGAAGTGTATGAACTGATCCATTCCTTTGAAGAAATGGCAGAGCGATTGAAGCAGCTGGAAATGATGCGTACAGAATTGTTGGCAGGGGTAACCCACGAACTCAAAACACCTGTTACGTCCATCAGTGGGCTGGTGCAAGCCGTGAGGGAAGAGGTTGTGAGCGGTGAGGAAGCCAAGGAGTTTTTGGATATTTGCACGAAGGAAACGACACGTCTGATAAAGATGGTAGAGGATTTGCTCGATTTTAACTCTTTTGCAGTCGGTGACATTCGCATTCGCAGGCAACCTCAAAACATGCAGGAGCTGATCCGGGAAATTACGCACCAATGGAGAATTTTGCAAGAAGAAGAGAAGCTCAGCCTGCACATCGAAAGTACCCCTGATCCGATCATGATAGATACCGACCCGTTGCGTGTACAGCAAATCATGTACAATCTCCTAAACAATGCAGCACAAGCGATGGAATCGGAAGGGCGGATCGTCGTGTCACTATCTGCATCAGCAGAGGAGATTCGCATTGACGTGAAGGACAATGGACGTGGGATACCAATAGAAGAACAGTCTTTGATTTTCGAGCGATTCTACCGAGGCGAGGACAAGAAGCACATCGTCCGTGGGCTGGGGCTTGGTTTGTCTTTTAGCAGAATGATTGCCCAAGCGTTAGGAGGTATATTGATTCTGACTGAGAGTACGGCGTCAGGCAGCACCTTCACGTTGATTTTGCGCAAATAATCCATGCATGATCATAAAACGACCTGGTTATCTGGTCGTTTTTTTTGTGTTTTCATCTGACTTTTCCCTGACGTATTCGTTCCGTATAGTGATCGCAACCAAAAAGACAAGTCTTCAATCAAGCAGACAGTAGGAGGACTGAGCGTGACTCACAAGGAGAAAAAGAGAGAGTTGTTTTCGAGGGCAGGAAGCAACAAGAGAAGATGGATTGTTGGGGCTTTGGCTGTCGGGGTCGTGATTGTTTCAGGCGGTATCTTCAGCTATCAGTCGTTTTTTACCCCGCAAACGGCGCAGGCCGCTTTTCAAGTGGAGACGGTAAAAAGGGGAGACATCTCAGAAGTCGTGCAGGCATCAGGCACGGTCCAGGCTTCCAAGCGCTCGTCTCTCTCGTTTTCAGATGCAGAAGAAGCGAAGGATGCGATCTCTACCATTCAGGTCGGCGTTGGTGATGCGGTAAAGGCAGGGCAAGTTCTGGCGACGATGGACGATTCCGTAGCGAGAATCCAGGTGACGAATGCGGAAGCAAATCTTTTATCGGCGCAAGCCAGGCTAGAGGAGGCACAAAAGCGCAAGAGTCCCGCAGAAATCACTTCTTTGCAAGCCGCCGTCAATCAGACAAAGAACGAATGGGAGCTCGCAAAGCAAAACATTGACGGGAAAAAAGCGGCGAATGACGTGGAGAAGGCAAAGGCAAGCCTGGCGAGTGCCCAGAAGACGTACACTTCCCAGCAGGTCTTGTTCGCGGCAGGTGCGATTGCCAAGAGTGAATTCGACAGTGCCCAGGCCTCGTTGGACCAAGCCCAGCGCGATTACAACACGGCCATGCTGACAGCCAGACAGACGACAGGACAGGCCGGTGTGAAGGTAGAGCAAGCACTGGCTGCGTATCAAACAGCGCAAGAAGCGTTACAGGAAGCCAATGAAGGCCCAGATGCTGCCACAGTGTTATCGGCCAAAGCAGCGGTAGAACAGGCAAAAGCGGGGCTGCAACAGGCACAAAAGGCATGGAGGGCAGTCACCTTGAAAGCGCCGATGGATGGAGTGGTCGTCCAGGTAAACGGCAATGTAGGAGAAATACCCGGCAATGATTTCATTATCATGGATAATTCGAATAGCGGAGATTTAGAGGTAGTGGCACAAATTAGCCAGAGCGATATCGGAAAAGTGCAGGAAGGCTTGCCTGTGACGTTTACGACGAGTTCTTATGCGGACGAGACGTTCCGTGGAAAAGTAAAGCTGATCTATCCAGAAGCGAAAACGGACGCTGGAGTCACCACTTACGATGTGCTTTTGTCTGTGGCAAATCAGGATAACAAATTGAAGATCGGGATGACGATGAATGTCGCGATCGAACGAGGAACCCATAAAAATGTGCTCGTGGTACCTGCGCAAGCGCTGCAAACGCAAAATAATAAGGATGGCGTGTATGTGCTACGGGATGCTACTGCACAACAAGCTGAAGAAGGAGCGGAAGAGAATCAGGTTGAGGCGAAGCAAGCGAATAACCGCAGTGGAGGCAAAGCGGGCAGAGCCAATATGCCGTATCGATTTGTTCCAATTAAAATGGGGTACTTCACTGCCGATCAGGTAGAGGTGACGGAGGGGCTTACCGAAGGAGAGCGTGTCGTCATCCTCGTGAATACACAGACCTCGTCCGGAACGAATCAAAATGGAAATCGAATGGGCGGCGGTATGCCAGGATTCGGCGGAATGGGCGGCGTCCAGATAAGGGGACGGTAGGCAGATGAAACCGGTCATTCAAATAGAAGAGCTGAGAAAACAGTACGTCATCGGAGATCAGGAGATTTATGCGCTCAGGGGTGTCAGCTTGTCGATTGAGGAAGGGGATTTCGTGGCAATCATGGGGCCGTCTGGTTCAGGCAAGTCTTCGATGATGAATGTGATTGGCTGCCTGGATAAGCCTACCTCGGGAGAATTTTTTTTAGATGGCTATCCTGTATCACTAGCACATGATGATGAATTAGCAGTCATCCGCAATCAAAAAATCGGATTTGTTTTTCAAAATTTCAATCTGTTACCACGTACGACCGCAGTTGAAAATGTAGAGCTGCCCCTTTTATATGGAGGCGCGCCTGCACGGGAACGAAGAGAAAAAGCCATCTGGGCATTAACGAGTGTCGGACTGGCAGAGCGATTGAACAACAAGCCCAATGAGCTGTCAGGTGGACAACAGCAACGCGTGTCGATCGCGCGAGCTCTCGTCAATGATCCTGTCATTCTGCTGGCAGATGAGCCGACAGGAGCGCTGGACACAAAGACGAGTGAAGAGATCATGGGTATTTTTCAAAAGCTGAACGATGCGGGCAAAACGGTTATTTTGGTGACACATGAACCTGATATTGCGGAGTATGCCAAGAGGATCGTCCGGTTTCGTGATGGGCAAATCATCGCGGATGAAGCGGTGGAGGATCGCAGGAGGGCGTCGATGGAGGGTAGAGCAGATGAGCTTTCTTGAATGTGTACGCATTTCCTTTCGCAGCATCAGGGCAAATGGCTTGCGCTCCGTTCTCACGATGCTGGGAATTATCATCGGTGTGGCTGCTGTTATTGCGATGGTGGCGATCGGCGAAGGAACTTCCACGTCTGTTGCGTCGCAGATCAATGGTTTAGGGAGCAACCTGCTGATTGTCACACCTGGTCAGGCGACACAAGGCAGGGTAAGCCTTGGGGCTGGCTCTCTGAATACGTTGACGATGGCAGATGCAGAAATCCTGACGCAAAAAGAGTCCATTTCGGGTGTGGCTCCCAGCGTCAATGCCCGGGGGCAGATTGTCTGGGGAAGCAATAACTATTCCAGTATGCTCGAGGGGACGTCAGCCGATTTCCCCCAGGTGAGGAATGTAGAGGTGGGACAAGGGCGCTTCTTTAGCAACTTTGAAGTGAAGATGCAATACAACGTGGCTGTCGTGGGGACAGAGGTGGTCAGTAACCTGTTTAAAGGAGCAAATCCAGTAGGGCAAACCGTTCAGATCAACCGGATTCCGTTTACGATCATCGGCGTATTGCAGAGCCAGGGAAGCTCAGGCATGACAAACAACGATGATCGGATCATCATTCCGATTACCACTGCGATGAACAGGTTGACCGGAGGCAAAAACGTGGGCTCGATCTACGTCTCGGCAGCGTCGTCGGACTTGATGGAGAAGGCGCAACAAGATATTCAGCAAGCCCTTCGTGCCAATCACAAACTACGGCCACAAGCTGCCGATGATTTCCGCATCACGTCCCAGTCAGACATTTTAAGTACAGCACAGTCCGTATCCAGCTCGATGACTGCACTTTTATCTGGTATTGCCGCGATCTCGCTGATTGTTGGCGGGATCGGCGTGATGAACATTATGCTTGTATCTGTCACGGAGCGGACAAGGGAGATCGGAATTCGCAAGGCGATTGGAGCCAAGCGGGGAGATATTCTCCGCCAGTTTTTGATCGAAGCCGTTACGCTTAGTCTGATTGGCGGGGTAATTGGCATTGCTTTAGGGGTTGGGGCTGCGTTTTTGGTTAGCAAGCTCGGTCAGATGGCTACCTCGATTAGTCTGTCGCCGATCATGTATGCGTTTTTGACCTCTACATTGGTTGGTGTCATTTTCGGTGTGTATCCGGCGCGAAAAGCAGCACAGCTCAAACCCATTGACGCACTACGGTATGAGTGAGTGTGTAATTTTACCAATCCGGGGCATACTAGCCGTGAGAGGTGTTGGTGCTGATGGAAAAAAGCGTTCAATTTTCCGTACCATGGCGAGAAGCGACACGCATTGTGCAAAGGATCAAAACAAGCAAATTGCGTTATTTTGTCAGACAACAAGAGGGCAAGACCAGTGTTGCGTTCGTCTTTCCTCGAGTTAGCGTCAGCCAATATGTCTATTTGTATATCATTTTTGGACCAAGAGCTGCTGATGTGCTCAATAACGATAGCAAATAGAATGATCCCTGATGGCCTTTAGCAGGCGTCAGGGGTTTGTAATAATTCACAGGAAAACAAAACCTGACACTTTTCGATAGGACTGTTTCATAGTACAATTCGAATATGAACGAACTTGGGGAAGTTCGGGATGGCGGCACCCAATCTGTGCAGAAGGGCCGCCTCTTTTTTTTGCTCATAGGAGATAATAGGTACAATTACCTGAATGTACAGCTGGAATGAGTGAGTAGTGGGATATAAAATAAGCTTATTCACGTGAATATAACGTACTACTCTCTCCCAAGAATTGATCTTGGGGCTTTTTTTTGTTCAAAATGCATCAAAAAAAGCCGTTTCTCATGACGGCTCTGTTATCGATAGGGTAGGTTGAAAGCTTCCTTTTAGCAAGGCATCAATCAATTGCTCCTGTGTGAGAGAAATCGTGATGCCCATCCCAGGCAGATCGACAGAAAAAACATTCTCCAGGTACAAATACCAGAGGTGGCCTGTCGGCTCGATGGAATAGACGTGTATATTTTTCTGGGAATGCTGGCCAGCCTTTTGGATTTCCCGCAAAGCTGTAAACAGTTCTCCCCAAATAGGCAGATAAGGCTTCGTTTGGTGCTGCACAATCGCTTGGATCAGTTGGTTTTTCGTGAGAGAAATAGCATCCATGGTTGGGTGGTTCAACGAAAGCATGACCGTTATACTCCTTTTGCATGGCATGGGGCATTAGTCTTTCGTGATGGCGATTTCTGTCGAAGTTATGAATAAGTGTAAAATAGTTAACGGCTCGATGCAAGAGAAGAGAAGGTAGAGATGAGCATTTGGATATTTGACGGTTGCTCTGGATTTGGATAGCATAGGAAAAGCGGTTTTGACAAATGGAAATAGCGAGAAGCGGGAGATGAGATTGTGGCAAAAAAACACCGGTTGATTATTGAGTTTTGCGGTGGATTTGGTCAAGGGTTGGCCTTGCTGTATGCTTTGCGGTCGCCTGATGTTCAAGTGGCAGGAATCATTTGCAGTGACACGCAGTCAAGTTTGGCTAGCAAGCTGATTGATTTTGCACAGCCAGGCTATGAAATTCCAATTGTTACAGGTGCCAAGCAGCCCCTTTTCTCAGGAACCATAGAGACGAGCACCTCGGAAGGTGTACGGCTCCTTGCAGAAGCGAAGCAGGATGAGGAAAGTGACTTGACGCTCGTGACGTTTGATCGTTTGACGACGCTAGCTTTGGCTGTCACGCGTGATCCACTGTTGGCGCGTAAATTTACGAGAATCGTTGTGCAGGGTGGAGCGATACGCGTACCAGGAGACGTCACGGCTATTGCCGAAACAAACATGTATCGTGATCCAGAAGCAGCTGCGCTCGTTTTGTCAGCCCGCTTGCCACTTGTGCTTGTTCCATTAGATACAACCAGCTCGTTTCGTTTGAAGGAAGAGCAAGTACATACGCTGGGGAGTCTCGCAAAAGCAGTTGGCCTGATCGATAGAACGACGATGTCTGACGTGCCATTCGCCGTTTCTGGTGGTGCGCTCCATGCATGGGTAGCGATGCTCGCGGCTCTCTCGCCTGATAAAATACGGACGGAGCAGATGAAGCTCTCAGTCGAATGCAAAAGCGAATTATCACGCGGTGCCATTTTAGCCGATTTACGGGCAAAACCGAGTGTAGGAACCGATACGGCCGTATGCGTTGAGGTTGAGATGGCAGAGGCAGAGCGCTTTTTGCAAACCGTTTTGGATCAGGGAGGGGTATAAGCGCATGGAAAAAATCATTTTGGATGTAGATACCGGGATTGATGATGCGATGGCGATTGCTTATGCCGTTCACTCGCCTGCGCTTGAAGTGTGTGGAATTACCACGACTTTTGGCAATATCACGGTGGAGGAAGCAACACGCAATACCTTACAGGTGCTCGAGCTGCTGGGTGCGTCTGAGATTCCTGTCTATCAGGGGGCATCGAAGCCGATTGTTCGCGAGCTTACTGGAAAAGCAAGGCTGTTCCACGGTGAAAACGGGCTAGGCAATGTCGTCCTTCCAGATCCATCGACAAAGGCTCAGCCACAGAGTGCCGCACAATTTCTCATCTCTACGATAAAGGAAAATCCTCACGAAGTGACACTCGTGACCGTCGGGAGCATGGCCAATTTGGCGCGGGCGATTATGGCTGCTCCAGAAATCGTATCCCTTGTCAAACGCGTGGTCGTGATGGGAGGAGCTGTAACCGTGCCGGGGAATCGTACGCCAGTAGCCGAGGCGAATATTTGCGCCGATCCGGAAGCCGCAGCGTACATCTTCCAGTCTGGTATTCCCGTGACGCTCGTAGGCCTGGATGTGACGATGCAAACGCTGCTTACCCGCGAACACTTGCAGGAATGGAGAGCGAAGGATACACGCTTAAGTCATTTTTTCGCGGATATGTGTGAGGTGTACATGGATGCCTACGCAACAGTGGGCAATTTGCGCGGCTGCGGTCTGCATGATCCGTTGGCTGTCGGTGTCGTCATTGATCCAACGTTTGTGAAGTCAGTCCCGATGCATGTTGCGGTAGATACATCCGGGGGAGCCAGTGATGCCCGTACGATTGGAGACAGACGTCCACATCCAGCGCAGCCGCCGAATGTGGACGTATGCCTGGAGGTTGATCATGAACGCTTTGTCAGCCATTTTTTACAAAATGTTTTAGGTGAGTAAGGAGGAAGTCATTATGTTAAAAGAGTTTAAAGAGTTTGCGTTAAAGGGAAATGTAATGGATCTCGCTGTCGGTGTCGTGATCGGTGGGGCTTTCGGGAAAATTGTAACCTCGCTTGTTAATGACATCATTACTCCCCTGATCGGATTGCTTCTGGGCAAGGTGGATTTCTCCGGCTTGTTCATCAATTTGAGCGGGGTTCCTTATAAGACGATCGCCGAAGCAAAAACAGCACATGCTGCGACGCTGAACTACGGGTTGTTCCTCAACTCTGTGATTGATTTTGTCATTATTGCCTTTTCCATTTTTATCGTCATCAAGCAGCTCAACCGTTTCAAACGCAAGCAAGAAGTGGAGCAAGCGCCTGTAACGACCAAAGAGTGCCCGCATTGCATCTCCGCGATTCCGGTCAAGGCTACGCGCTGTCCGAACTGCACCTCCATGCTGGAGACAAAAGGAACGGCATTGGCACACGAATAAGACATATTCAGGAATCAGACAAACAGAGGAGGGCGATTATGCCTTCCTCTGTTTTCGTTTCACGCGGTTTTTATACTGATAGTGAAGTCTTTTAATCGTATGATAATAGGTCTTGTCTTTGAGCTTGGCAAACAGCCCATGGGATGGAAAGTCGTAATTCACTTCAATAATGGAGAGGTTTCCAGCTTTATCAATGGCAAAATCGACGCCGATTTGCGCACTGTGCCGATATTTATTAAAGTGGGCACATACACGGTGACTGACTTGGATTAACTGAGAGACGATCCCTTTTATCTTATCTGGTGTGACAGCTCCAGACTTTTTCAAGGCATGCGGGACAGTGACGGCATATCCGCCGCCGCGAGCGACATTGGTAATAATACTGTCGGCACCGGCTACCTTGGCTAGCATGCCGGCATATTGCCATTTACCCAAGCCATTGCGCATCATCATGACGCGAATATCAAAGGGACGAGCGTCGATTTCAGCTAAATCCAGCCCTTTTTGTATGACGTAATTTTTTTCTGTGCACTGCGCGGCAAGTTGCTGCTTCAAGTCAGCTAAAGAATTTGCTTGCACAGGCTCTCCGCGCTCCTTCACAAATTGATAGTCCCCACGATCTGTTTTCCAGACACGAATAATGCCTTTCCCCATATGGGTTCTCGTCGGTTTGATATAGACGGTAGAATACTTCGCTAAATACTTCGCTAAATACGAGTCCAAGCTTGCGGGCTGATATAAAGCAGTAGGCGGCAGGTAAGGACGAATGTAAGGACTTTTTGAAAAGAACTGGTGAAGGCTCCACTTGGAGGAGGAGATCACATCATGCACCTCACTTTACGAAAAATCCATTCGTCCCAGCATATGCAGAAGTGTTCGCGACCGTTTTTATTTTGACAAGGGACGTTTTTCAAAAAATGCCAAGGACGTAAGAAGGAGTTAAAGGATTATGGGGGAATATATGTTCTAATCATAGGAGAAGGATGGCGAAAATCATGCGGAAATTCCGTCCGGTGCAACCTCCGACTCTGCAACGAGCGAGCGCCCAAAATGCCTATCATTATC
The window above is part of the Brevibacillus brevis NBRC 100599 genome. Proteins encoded here:
- a CDS encoding ABC transporter permease; the encoded protein is MSFLECVRISFRSIRANGLRSVLTMLGIIIGVAAVIAMVAIGEGTSTSVASQINGLGSNLLIVTPGQATQGRVSLGAGSLNTLTMADAEILTQKESISGVAPSVNARGQIVWGSNNYSSMLEGTSADFPQVRNVEVGQGRFFSNFEVKMQYNVAVVGTEVVSNLFKGANPVGQTVQINRIPFTIIGVLQSQGSSGMTNNDDRIIIPITTAMNRLTGGKNVGSIYVSAASSDLMEKAQQDIQQALRANHKLRPQAADDFRITSQSDILSTAQSVSSSMTALLSGIAAISLIVGGIGVMNIMLVSVTERTREIGIRKAIGAKRGDILRQFLIEAVTLSLIGGVIGIALGVGAAFLVSKLGQMATSISLSPIMYAFLTSTLVGVIFGVYPARKAAQLKPIDALRYE
- a CDS encoding nucleoside hydrolase translates to MAKKHRLIIEFCGGFGQGLALLYALRSPDVQVAGIICSDTQSSLASKLIDFAQPGYEIPIVTGAKQPLFSGTIETSTSEGVRLLAEAKQDEESDLTLVTFDRLTTLALAVTRDPLLARKFTRIVVQGGAIRVPGDVTAIAETNMYRDPEAAALVLSARLPLVLVPLDTTSSFRLKEEQVHTLGSLAKAVGLIDRTTMSDVPFAVSGGALHAWVAMLAALSPDKIRTEQMKLSVECKSELSRGAILADLRAKPSVGTDTAVCVEVEMAEAERFLQTVLDQGGV
- a CDS encoding nucleoside hydrolase, whose translation is MEKIILDVDTGIDDAMAIAYAVHSPALEVCGITTTFGNITVEEATRNTLQVLELLGASEIPVYQGASKPIVRELTGKARLFHGENGLGNVVLPDPSTKAQPQSAAQFLISTIKENPHEVTLVTVGSMANLARAIMAAPEIVSLVKRVVVMGGAVTVPGNRTPVAEANICADPEAAAYIFQSGIPVTLVGLDVTMQTLLTREHLQEWRAKDTRLSHFFADMCEVYMDAYATVGNLRGCGLHDPLAVGVVIDPTFVKSVPMHVAVDTSGGASDARTIGDRRPHPAQPPNVDVCLEVDHERFVSHFLQNVLGE
- the mscL gene encoding large conductance mechanosensitive channel protein MscL, which encodes MLKEFKEFALKGNVMDLAVGVVIGGAFGKIVTSLVNDIITPLIGLLLGKVDFSGLFINLSGVPYKTIAEAKTAHAATLNYGLFLNSVIDFVIIAFSIFIVIKQLNRFKRKQEVEQAPVTTKECPHCISAIPVKATRCPNCTSMLETKGTALAHE
- a CDS encoding YheC/YheD family protein, with translation MHDVISSSKWSLHQFFSKSPYIRPYLPPTALYQPASLDSYLAKYLAKYSTVYIKPTRTHMGKGIIRVWKTDRGDYQFVKERGEPVQANSLADLKQQLAAQCTEKNYVIQKGLDLAEIDARPFDIRVMMMRNGLGKWQYAGMLAKVAGADSIITNVARGGGYAVTVPHALKKSGAVTPDKIKGIVSQLIQVSHRVCAHFNKYRHSAQIGVDFAIDKAGNLSIIEVNYDFPSHGLFAKLKDKTYYHTIKRLHYQYKNRVKRKQRKA